The following are encoded together in the Salinibacterium sp. UTAS2018 genome:
- a CDS encoding AzlC family ABC transporter permease, translated as MTGSILRRADRPVRSAEVSAAIRSSFAVGLAVAAYGISFGALAVAAGLDVWQACVLSLLMFSGGSQFALVGVLATGGAAAGGAAIASAVLLGARNSLYALRVAPMIGPGVAKRLLAGHWTIDESTAVSTAQPTLASQRAGFWWTGAIIYVGWNLTTLLGALIGDQLGDVSQYGLDAAAAAAFLGLLWPRLKQLQPIVVAVGAAAVAAVLMPVLPAGLPVLAATLVAVAVGLTNWLGTRESDLAEAEPDPMGER; from the coding sequence GTGACGGGCAGCATTTTGCGTCGCGCCGACCGACCGGTTCGCTCTGCCGAAGTATCCGCGGCTATTCGTTCCAGTTTTGCGGTGGGTCTCGCTGTCGCTGCGTATGGGATCTCATTTGGCGCGTTGGCGGTAGCGGCGGGTCTGGATGTCTGGCAAGCGTGCGTGCTCAGCCTGCTGATGTTCTCCGGCGGTTCTCAATTTGCCCTCGTCGGCGTGCTCGCTACGGGGGGCGCGGCGGCGGGCGGTGCCGCTATCGCCAGTGCGGTGCTGTTGGGGGCGCGCAACTCGTTATACGCCCTGCGAGTGGCTCCGATGATCGGCCCCGGTGTTGCCAAACGACTATTGGCAGGGCACTGGACCATCGATGAAAGCACGGCCGTCTCCACGGCGCAACCCACTCTGGCGAGCCAGCGCGCCGGATTTTGGTGGACAGGCGCCATCATTTACGTCGGATGGAATCTGACAACACTCCTCGGGGCGCTCATCGGAGACCAGCTCGGGGATGTGAGCCAGTACGGATTGGACGCCGCAGCCGCCGCTGCGTTCCTCGGCCTCCTCTGGCCGCGGCTCAAGCAGCTGCAACCCATCGTGGTGGCGGTCGGCGCAGCAGCCGTTGCTGCTGTGCTCATGCCTGTTCTGCCGGCGGGGCTGCCCGTGCTCGCGGCGACGCTCGTTGCCGTGGCTGTGGGCCTCACGAACTGGCTGGGAACCCGCGAGAGTGACCTTGCCGAGGCTGAACCCGATCCGATGGGGGAGCGATGA
- a CDS encoding response regulator transcription factor: protein MIRVVIADDQQLIRAGFSSLLNAEDGIEVVGEAATGTEVIEVVHRERPDVVLMDIRMPEGDGLWATEQIATFPELADTRIVIVTTFEVDEYVARAIRAGASGFLVKDTEPVELIRAVRIVASGDALLSPGVTKRLLERFARGSHVAVDDSILSAITDREREVLALVGQGLTNSEIGTTLFLSPLTAKTHVSRIMSKLAARDRVQLVVIAYETGLVSLGRAG, encoded by the coding sequence ATGATCCGCGTCGTAATTGCGGATGATCAACAGCTGATTCGTGCCGGCTTCAGCAGTCTTCTCAACGCCGAAGACGGCATCGAGGTGGTCGGCGAGGCGGCAACCGGCACCGAGGTCATTGAAGTGGTGCATCGGGAGCGTCCCGACGTTGTGCTGATGGACATCCGGATGCCGGAGGGCGATGGACTGTGGGCGACCGAACAGATCGCAACATTTCCTGAACTTGCTGATACGCGCATCGTGATTGTGACCACTTTTGAAGTGGACGAGTACGTCGCCCGCGCAATCCGCGCCGGAGCCAGCGGTTTTCTCGTGAAAGATACCGAGCCGGTAGAACTCATCCGGGCGGTTCGTATCGTCGCGTCGGGCGATGCCCTCTTGAGCCCGGGCGTCACAAAACGACTGCTCGAACGCTTTGCTCGTGGCTCTCACGTTGCGGTCGACGACTCCATCCTCTCGGCCATCACTGATCGAGAACGTGAAGTTTTGGCTCTCGTTGGCCAGGGTCTCACCAATTCAGAGATCGGCACCACCCTCTTTTTAAGCCCTCTTACGGCCAAGACTCACGTCTCTCGCATCATGTCGAAGTTGGCCGCCCGAGACCGCGTGCAGCTCGTGGTGATCGCTTATGAGACCGGGCTCGTGTCTCTGGGGCGAGCGGGGTGA
- a CDS encoding sensor histidine kinase — translation MPSSSRRSTPRASSRMLDGLLNGAGVTASQSPRTRRLRRWMPVVVSLLVQVPITIAGVIWTGAYAEYGDAASVLPFSTVLELSSIGPGAIAALALSVIGPLLLLWIRQYPGPLIAVISALAAADFLIGYSALSAPYMALAFAIVIAISHGARTWTWVSMIVVWEATLLAGLVVGIDLDSHRVVATTIGLLLVLAFAEVNRRRREQLEHFHIAFQSRREEELRAERTRIARELHDVLAHSLSQINVQAGVGLHLMHKQPEQAEEALASIKRSSKEALDEVRSLLGMLRNDGTDLGDARSDDAPLVPEPDLSRLVSLVDSVRAQGLAVHFSSEISEQTAAAVQLALYRIVQESLTNVVRHASATTAVVSLAVEGDDYLVTIADDGVGIDADGHTEGRGLVGMRERAELLGGTLTVRESAPRGTVVTARIPRRSASV, via the coding sequence ATGCCTTCGTCATCCCGTCGCTCGACACCGCGCGCTTCGAGTCGGATGCTCGACGGGCTTCTGAACGGCGCGGGCGTCACGGCGTCGCAGTCTCCACGGACGCGTCGCTTGCGACGGTGGATGCCCGTAGTTGTCTCGCTGCTGGTGCAAGTGCCGATCACGATTGCGGGCGTGATCTGGACGGGCGCCTACGCAGAGTACGGCGATGCGGCATCCGTGTTGCCGTTCAGCACTGTTCTGGAGCTGAGCAGCATCGGCCCGGGCGCGATCGCTGCCCTAGCACTCTCGGTTATCGGGCCGCTGTTGCTGCTGTGGATCCGCCAGTATCCCGGGCCGCTCATCGCGGTCATTTCTGCTTTGGCGGCGGCAGACTTTCTGATCGGTTACTCGGCGCTGTCTGCGCCTTACATGGCGCTCGCCTTCGCGATCGTTATCGCAATCTCGCACGGCGCCCGCACTTGGACGTGGGTCTCCATGATTGTGGTGTGGGAGGCGACGCTCTTGGCCGGGCTCGTTGTGGGCATCGACCTCGACTCTCATCGCGTTGTCGCGACGACCATTGGCCTGCTGCTGGTGCTGGCGTTTGCCGAGGTGAACCGGCGGCGGCGCGAGCAACTCGAGCATTTCCACATTGCTTTCCAGAGTCGCAGAGAAGAAGAACTGCGGGCCGAGCGCACCCGGATCGCCCGCGAATTGCACGACGTGTTGGCGCATTCGCTCAGCCAGATCAACGTGCAGGCCGGCGTCGGCCTTCACCTCATGCACAAGCAGCCCGAGCAGGCCGAAGAAGCACTCGCGAGCATCAAACGCTCGAGCAAAGAGGCTCTTGACGAAGTGCGGTCGCTGCTGGGGATGTTGCGTAACGACGGCACCGATTTAGGCGACGCGAGATCGGATGATGCTCCACTTGTTCCGGAACCTGATCTTTCGCGCCTCGTTAGTCTCGTCGATTCGGTGCGGGCCCAAGGACTCGCGGTGCATTTCAGTTCAGAAATCTCGGAGCAGACCGCTGCGGCAGTGCAATTGGCGCTCTATCGAATCGTTCAGGAATCCCTCACGAACGTCGTGCGGCATGCCTCGGCGACGACTGCCGTCGTGTCGTTAGCCGTCGAGGGCGATGACTATCTCGTTACTATTGCCGATGACGGTGTTGGTATCGACGCTGACGGTCACACGGAGGGTCGAGGGCTGGTGGGCATGCGGGAGCGAGCTGAACTCCTTGGTGGAACGTTAACGGTGCGCGAGAGCGCGCCGCGCGGCACAGTCGTAACGGCTCGAATCCCGCGCCGGTCGGCATCCGTATGA
- a CDS encoding beta-propeller fold lactonase family protein, which produces MTTPDVPVTASSTWLVGGFGPDMDCESEGISVMRSRADGSLEMSHLAAAMPSASFLVVDGDKVYSTLEGSGQVAVFDRDGETLSNVTIAASGGQYPCHITVSDSTVIAANYGTGTLGVLEARGSSAALETRQVLETAGLGPRPQQEGPHAHSSVFVDDNTLLSLDLGADRIRIFSFNDFVLEQVDEVVMPPGFGPRDIVARPDNLFYVLGELGCGFMVFEWRDRRLHKLCSIALPGAVEGDQASAIAISDDGRHAYVGVRHSNVIAILAIADDGRSVAPLTAISCEGNWPRHIILSDGILHVCNQFSNEIASFRIDDNGIPQLIAAPTRVLSPTYLARIA; this is translated from the coding sequence GTGACAACACCTGACGTACCTGTTACCGCTTCTTCAACGTGGCTGGTCGGTGGCTTTGGCCCCGACATGGACTGCGAGTCTGAAGGTATCTCGGTCATGCGCAGCCGGGCGGATGGCTCTCTTGAGATGTCGCACTTGGCGGCGGCCATGCCCTCAGCATCCTTTCTGGTGGTCGATGGTGACAAGGTCTACTCCACTCTGGAGGGATCCGGGCAGGTTGCGGTTTTCGACCGCGACGGCGAAACGCTCAGCAACGTCACGATCGCTGCAAGCGGCGGGCAGTACCCCTGCCACATCACCGTCAGTGATAGCACCGTGATAGCGGCCAATTACGGCACGGGCACGCTGGGAGTCTTGGAAGCCCGGGGCAGTTCCGCAGCGCTCGAGACCCGGCAGGTCTTAGAAACTGCCGGCTTGGGGCCGCGGCCGCAGCAGGAAGGCCCGCACGCGCACTCCTCCGTGTTTGTGGATGACAACACGCTCTTGTCGCTCGATCTGGGCGCCGATCGCATCCGTATCTTTAGCTTCAATGACTTCGTGCTCGAACAGGTTGATGAGGTCGTCATGCCTCCCGGCTTTGGCCCGCGCGATATTGTCGCGCGTCCCGACAACCTGTTCTACGTGCTGGGGGAACTCGGATGCGGCTTCATGGTGTTCGAGTGGAGAGACCGCCGGCTTCACAAACTGTGCTCTATCGCGCTTCCCGGTGCGGTTGAAGGCGACCAAGCGTCCGCGATCGCAATTTCGGATGACGGCCGCCATGCCTACGTCGGCGTGCGTCACAGCAATGTGATCGCGATTCTTGCGATCGCTGACGACGGGCGAAGCGTCGCCCCGCTCACAGCGATCTCGTGCGAAGGAAATTGGCCTCGCCACATCATTCTGAGCGATGGGATCCTGCATGTGTGCAATCAATTTTCGAACGAAATCGCGAGTTTCAGAATCGATGACAACGGAATTCCTCAGTTAATTGCTGCCCCTACGCGGGTTCTGTCGCCGACATACCTCGCGCGAATCGCCTGA
- a CDS encoding ABC transporter ATP-binding protein codes for MTSTSPTVSARDLSLRYPSRNPETRSVAVNGLSFEIGAGEVLTVVGESGSGKSTLAKAVALHAETGENGSPLFSGGELTVLGTELRNVSRRKRDRLSLRVGYLPQDAGNRLNGRLTVGENIAEPIFVRDRRFNQREAAEAVATLIDTVRLPLSVMNRYPFELSKGQRQRIAIARAMILEPQLLVADDPTAGIDVNVRAAILDLIVDLQAQRSFSAMLVTADLAAVRRVSTKVAVMHRGILVGIGDLDAVLDDPWHPYVKGLADSLLELHRDNT; via the coding sequence GTGACTTCCACTTCTCCCACGGTGAGCGCCCGCGATCTTTCGCTGCGCTACCCGTCTCGCAACCCCGAAACACGCTCAGTCGCTGTGAATGGACTCAGTTTTGAGATCGGCGCGGGAGAAGTGCTGACTGTAGTTGGCGAGAGCGGCTCGGGTAAGAGCACTCTCGCCAAGGCAGTTGCGCTACACGCTGAGACCGGCGAGAACGGTTCGCCCCTGTTCAGCGGCGGTGAGCTGACGGTGTTGGGTACTGAGCTTCGCAACGTCAGTCGCCGCAAGCGCGACCGTCTCAGCCTGCGGGTTGGTTATTTGCCGCAGGATGCGGGCAATCGCCTCAATGGTCGGTTGACGGTCGGTGAAAACATCGCCGAACCTATTTTCGTTCGTGATCGACGCTTCAATCAGCGTGAGGCCGCCGAGGCGGTAGCGACGTTGATCGATACTGTTCGGCTCCCACTCTCGGTGATGAATCGGTATCCGTTCGAGCTCAGTAAAGGTCAGCGTCAACGAATAGCGATCGCACGTGCAATGATCCTCGAGCCGCAGCTGCTCGTCGCCGATGACCCCACGGCGGGCATCGACGTCAACGTGCGCGCCGCCATCCTCGATCTGATCGTTGACCTCCAAGCGCAACGGTCATTTTCCGCGATGTTGGTGACTGCGGACCTTGCCGCCGTTCGCCGGGTATCCACCAAGGTCGCGGTCATGCACCGTGGCATCCTCGTGGGCATCGGAGATTTGGATGCTGTTCTCGACGACCCCTGGCACCCCTATGTGAAGGGGCTCGCCGACTCACTTCTGGAGCTACACCGTGACAACACCTGA
- a CDS encoding ABC transporter ATP-binding protein — MSNIVEIKNLEVTFATDGGDVKAVDDVSLSLAPGEVLAIVGESGSGKSVTAKSVLGLLPETAVSRGAIVLNGKEVIGMSGKRLRELRGVDVAMVFQEPSTALNPVFTVGWQIAEGLRAHGNVSKREARKKAIEILRKVGIPEPESRVDYYPHQFSGGQKQRVVIAMALVLEPELIVADEPTTALDVTVQAEILDLLRRCRDEFGAAIILITHNMGIVADLSDRVAVMYQGKLVEEAPAQQLFDAAQHPYTQKLLAAVPRIGSGASRAAARVADRAASGGEKDAEPVVIADNLEIEFPGRFGRAPFRAVDRVSFSISPGEVLGLVGESGSGKTTIGRAIGGLNKITGGSLSVLGHEMLGFKERKFRPVRSDIGFVFQDPASSFNPLLTIAQCVAEPLIVHGKAEDANDARARVNELLEAVQLPRAFGDRYPHELSGGQRQRASLARSLALRPRLLIADEPTSALDVSVQAKVLELFAELQRDLGFAALFISHDLAVVDMLSDRIAVLYKGQLVEEGLGSEVLGNPQHPYTQRLLASLPVPDPREQTERREALRALTDVD, encoded by the coding sequence ATGAGCAATATTGTTGAGATCAAAAATCTTGAGGTCACGTTCGCGACTGATGGCGGCGACGTCAAGGCCGTCGACGATGTGTCGCTGAGCCTGGCGCCGGGGGAGGTCCTCGCGATTGTTGGCGAGAGCGGCAGCGGCAAGAGCGTTACGGCCAAGTCCGTCCTTGGGCTTCTGCCCGAGACGGCAGTGTCACGGGGCGCAATCGTGCTCAATGGCAAAGAGGTTATTGGGATGTCGGGCAAGCGACTGCGCGAGCTCCGCGGCGTTGACGTCGCGATGGTGTTCCAAGAGCCGTCGACCGCGCTCAACCCGGTTTTCACCGTGGGCTGGCAAATCGCCGAGGGTCTTCGCGCTCACGGCAATGTGAGCAAGCGCGAAGCGCGCAAGAAAGCGATCGAGATTCTGCGCAAGGTCGGTATTCCCGAGCCTGAGTCGCGCGTGGATTATTATCCGCATCAGTTCTCGGGCGGGCAGAAGCAGCGGGTCGTGATCGCCATGGCTCTGGTGCTTGAACCCGAGCTGATTGTGGCCGATGAGCCCACGACCGCGCTCGACGTGACGGTGCAGGCTGAAATTCTTGATCTTCTGCGCAGGTGCCGTGATGAGTTCGGCGCGGCCATCATCCTGATCACCCACAACATGGGCATCGTGGCCGATCTCTCCGACCGTGTTGCTGTCATGTATCAGGGCAAATTGGTCGAAGAAGCGCCAGCGCAGCAATTGTTCGACGCGGCCCAGCATCCGTACACGCAGAAGCTTTTGGCCGCGGTACCGCGGATTGGTTCGGGAGCTTCTCGGGCTGCTGCCCGGGTTGCTGACCGCGCGGCTTCGGGCGGAGAGAAAGATGCCGAGCCTGTCGTGATTGCTGACAATCTCGAAATCGAGTTCCCCGGGCGTTTCGGGCGCGCTCCGTTCCGCGCTGTCGACCGCGTGAGCTTTAGTATTTCGCCCGGCGAAGTGCTCGGGCTGGTGGGGGAGAGCGGATCGGGCAAGACGACGATCGGTCGCGCCATCGGAGGCCTCAACAAGATCACCGGCGGTTCGCTGTCGGTTCTTGGTCACGAAATGTTGGGCTTCAAGGAGCGCAAGTTCCGGCCGGTGCGCAGCGACATCGGTTTTGTTTTTCAAGACCCAGCATCGAGCTTCAATCCGCTGCTCACGATCGCACAGTGTGTGGCTGAGCCGCTGATTGTGCACGGTAAGGCCGAGGACGCGAACGACGCTCGTGCGCGAGTCAACGAGCTTCTCGAGGCAGTGCAATTGCCGCGCGCGTTCGGGGATCGTTACCCGCACGAACTCAGCGGAGGGCAGCGTCAACGCGCCAGTCTCGCTCGCTCCCTCGCGTTGCGGCCACGACTGTTGATTGCGGATGAGCCGACCAGCGCGCTCGACGTGTCGGTGCAGGCGAAGGTTCTTGAGCTGTTCGCAGAACTGCAGCGAGATTTGGGCTTTGCCGCTCTCTTCATCAGCCACGATCTCGCCGTCGTCGACATGCTCTCCGATCGCATCGCGGTGCTCTACAAAGGGCAGTTGGTCGAAGAGGGTCTGGGTTCTGAGGTGCTGGGTAACCCCCAGCATCCGTACACCCAACGTTTGTTGGCGTCGCTGCCCGTGCCCGACCCGCGAGAGCAGACGGAGCGTAGGGAAGCGCTGCGGGCGCTGACTGACGTAGATTGA
- a CDS encoding ABC transporter permease has product MTTTPSRFVAVWRKLPIVRQVRQSVGLQRGMLVAGLILTGIFLLTALFAPLLAPYGFSQLRDDDGAFGAQVPPGGAHILGTTVGGYDVLSRVIWGSRTAVLVIVVAVALSIFAGVLLGLVSGYLGSWIDRVLVVISDAVYAFPTLLLAIVAAIAISGGQSSFWGGVFAAAVSITVVYIPQYFRVIRAETVRIKSEAYVESAKVIGSSTPRIMFRHVFRNATRTLPLIFTLNSSEAILTLAGLGFLGFGIEPSAAAEWGYDLNKSISDVTSGIWWTSLFPGLAIVLVVLGITLVGESLNDLADPRLRTRRRADQSAPVLETAALSTVDLDDDANPIDPLEARS; this is encoded by the coding sequence ATGACTACGACACCCTCACGTTTTGTGGCTGTGTGGCGCAAGTTGCCGATTGTTCGGCAGGTTCGTCAGTCGGTAGGGCTCCAGCGCGGCATGCTCGTTGCTGGTTTGATTCTGACGGGCATTTTCCTTCTTACGGCGCTCTTCGCTCCGTTGTTGGCGCCTTATGGGTTCTCGCAATTGCGCGATGACGATGGTGCTTTCGGTGCGCAGGTTCCCCCGGGAGGCGCTCACATTCTAGGCACCACGGTCGGTGGTTACGACGTGCTCTCCCGAGTGATCTGGGGATCGCGCACAGCGGTTCTTGTGATCGTCGTTGCGGTGGCACTGTCGATCTTTGCCGGCGTGCTTCTTGGCCTCGTCTCTGGCTACCTCGGCAGCTGGATCGACCGCGTTCTCGTGGTCATCTCTGACGCCGTGTACGCGTTTCCGACGCTCTTGCTGGCTATCGTGGCCGCCATCGCGATTAGCGGCGGTCAGTCGAGTTTCTGGGGCGGCGTCTTCGCAGCGGCAGTGTCGATTACGGTCGTGTACATCCCGCAGTATTTCCGTGTCATCCGGGCCGAAACAGTGCGCATCAAGTCGGAGGCGTACGTCGAATCGGCGAAGGTCATCGGCTCGAGCACTCCGCGCATCATGTTCCGTCACGTGTTCCGCAATGCGACGCGTACCCTGCCGTTGATCTTCACGCTCAACAGTTCCGAGGCGATTCTGACGCTCGCGGGCTTGGGCTTCCTCGGGTTCGGTATCGAGCCATCCGCTGCGGCCGAATGGGGCTACGACCTCAACAAGTCGATTTCGGATGTTACGAGCGGCATCTGGTGGACGTCGCTGTTCCCGGGGCTTGCGATCGTTCTGGTCGTGCTCGGAATCACGCTGGTGGGGGAGTCGCTCAATGACCTCGCTGATCCACGACTGCGCACCCGTCGTAGAGCCGACCAGTCGGCGCCGGTTCTTGAAACCGCCGCTCTCTCAACGGTTGACCTTGACGATGATGCGAATCCGATCGACCCGCTGGAGGCTCGCTCATGA
- a CDS encoding ABC transporter permease translates to MSQSASAVINPAPSEPPIRRFRGITNPLARFLIIRFLLIFPTVFILVTMVFLLMRSIGDPITAALGDRLTAAQLAERISAAGYDRPILVQYFEYLGQIFTGNFGTAITDGRPVSELLVTYGSATLELAFYAVLVALVVGIPLGMVAAYFRDKWPDAVLRVAAILAYATPVFFAGLLLKLVFAVWLKVLPVAGRASTRTELQLSTLDDKSGIYLIDAFRLGSPAAIGDVLSHAVLPGLALGLLTAGIFLRLVRTNVIGSLSMDYVDAARSRGVSEYRLVRKHAYKPALIPIITVIGLQIALLLGGAVLTETTFEWKGLGFKLVEYLGARDFVAVQGIVVLLAVIVALTNFIVDIIAAIIDPRVRY, encoded by the coding sequence ATGTCGCAGTCCGCTTCCGCCGTGATCAATCCGGCACCGTCAGAACCGCCCATCCGGCGTTTTCGGGGGATCACAAATCCCCTTGCTCGTTTTCTTATCATTCGCTTCCTCCTGATCTTCCCGACCGTGTTCATCCTCGTAACGATGGTGTTCCTCTTGATGCGCTCGATCGGCGATCCCATTACAGCGGCACTGGGGGACCGTCTCACGGCGGCTCAGCTCGCTGAGCGTATTAGTGCCGCCGGTTACGATCGTCCGATTCTGGTGCAGTATTTCGAGTACCTCGGGCAGATTTTCACCGGCAACTTCGGCACAGCGATAACTGACGGCCGCCCGGTTTCGGAGTTGCTCGTCACCTACGGCAGCGCCACTCTTGAGCTTGCGTTCTACGCAGTTCTCGTCGCGCTAGTGGTCGGTATCCCTCTCGGCATGGTCGCGGCCTACTTCCGTGACAAATGGCCGGATGCGGTGCTCCGCGTCGCGGCGATTCTTGCGTACGCGACCCCGGTGTTCTTTGCGGGGCTGTTGCTCAAGCTCGTGTTCGCTGTGTGGCTGAAGGTACTTCCTGTCGCCGGCCGTGCCTCCACTCGCACGGAATTGCAGTTGAGCACTCTCGACGACAAGTCGGGCATTTATCTCATCGACGCCTTCCGCTTGGGTAGTCCTGCAGCGATCGGCGACGTGCTTTCGCACGCCGTGCTTCCCGGCCTGGCGTTGGGATTGCTGACGGCGGGTATCTTCCTGCGCCTCGTGCGCACGAACGTCATCGGCAGCCTCTCCATGGACTATGTGGATGCTGCTCGCTCACGTGGCGTGAGCGAATACCGCCTTGTGCGCAAGCACGCCTACAAGCCCGCGTTGATTCCGATCATCACGGTCATTGGTCTTCAGATCGCGCTCTTGCTCGGCGGCGCAGTGCTGACAGAAACCACCTTCGAATGGAAGGGCCTGGGCTTCAAGCTCGTTGAGTACCTGGGTGCTCGTGACTTTGTGGCGGTGCAAGGCATCGTGGTCCTGCTCGCCGTGATCGTGGCGCTCACCAACTTCATCGTCGACATCATTGCGGCGATCATCGACCCGAGGGTGAGGTACTAA